The following coding sequences lie in one Sedimentibacter sp. MB35-C1 genomic window:
- the def gene encoding peptide deformylase, with amino-acid sequence MALRNLRYEGDEILRKKSKEIGAVDDRIKTLLDDMLETMYENDGVGLAAPQVGILKRAVVIDVDDGNVYKMINPKIIKKSGEQLGQEGCLSVPEKKGNVNRPMNVTVEYTDDSGKPVTLKAEGILARAICHEVDHLDGILFIDRVKK; translated from the coding sequence ATGGCATTAAGAAATTTAAGATATGAAGGCGATGAAATATTAAGAAAGAAAAGCAAGGAGATAGGTGCAGTTGATGACAGAATAAAGACACTTCTTGATGACATGCTGGAAACAATGTATGAAAATGACGGAGTGGGACTTGCAGCGCCTCAGGTTGGAATTTTGAAGCGAGCTGTTGTAATAGATGTAGATGACGGCAATGTATACAAAATGATTAATCCAAAGATAATAAAGAAATCTGGAGAGCAGCTGGGGCAGGAAGGTTGTCTCAGTGTGCCTGAAAAGAAGGGCAATGTGAACAGACCTATGAATGTAACAGTTGAATATACAGATGATAGCGGAAAACCGGTCACATTGAAAGCAGAGGGTATTCTGGCAAGGGCAATATGCCATGAGGTCGATCACTTGGATGGAATATTGTTTATAGACAGAGTAAAAAAATAA
- the fmt gene encoding methionyl-tRNA formyltransferase, with translation MKIIFMGTPEFAVPTLKLLYEKHEVALVVTQPDKPYGRGKKLKKSEVKEEAEKLGLAVFQPNKIKDKENIEILKSHNPDAIVVVAYGQILSREILELPKYGCINVHASLLPKLRGAAPLNWAIINGETKTGVTTMKMDIGLDTGDMLLKAETHVDEDMNVGVLHDILMHKGADLLIETIDKLEKNDIIPEKQDDSLSDYAPMFNNENRRINWNSGAKNIHDLVRGLSPWPAAYFTMEEKKVKVYETKYTQEKSNHEPGYVIKSESEGIYVATADGVVILKEIQMPGKKKMKTDAYLRGNKFPEHVVLN, from the coding sequence ATGAAAATAATTTTTATGGGAACTCCGGAATTTGCAGTTCCGACGCTAAAACTGCTTTATGAAAAGCATGAGGTAGCTTTGGTTGTAACTCAGCCTGATAAACCATATGGCAGAGGGAAAAAACTAAAAAAATCCGAAGTTAAGGAAGAAGCTGAAAAGTTAGGCTTAGCTGTTTTTCAGCCCAATAAAATCAAAGATAAAGAAAATATTGAAATACTTAAATCACATAATCCGGATGCAATTGTAGTTGTTGCGTACGGACAGATACTAAGCAGGGAGATATTGGAGCTTCCTAAGTACGGATGCATCAACGTTCATGCTTCTCTGCTGCCGAAACTAAGAGGTGCTGCTCCCCTAAATTGGGCTATAATCAACGGAGAAACAAAGACAGGTGTAACCACCATGAAAATGGATATTGGGCTTGATACAGGAGATATGCTGTTAAAAGCGGAAACTCACGTAGATGAAGATATGAATGTGGGTGTTCTTCATGATATTTTAATGCATAAGGGAGCAGATCTTTTAATTGAAACAATAGATAAGCTGGAAAAAAATGATATAATTCCTGAAAAGCAGGACGATTCACTTTCTGATTACGCGCCTATGTTTAACAACGAAAACCGCAGGATAAACTGGAATTCAGGCGCAAAGAATATTCACGATCTTGTAAGAGGACTGTCCCCATGGCCTGCCGCATATTTTACGATGGAAGAAAAGAAGGTAAAGGTATATGAAACAAAATATACCCAAGAAAAATCAAATCATGAACCGGGATATGTAATAAAGTCTGAAAGTGAAGGCATATATGTAGCTACTGCCGACGGGGTTGTAATATTGAAAGAAATACAGATGCCCGGAAAGAAGAAAATGAAAACCGACGCATACTTGAGAGGAAACAAATTTCCAGAGCATGTTGTTCTGAATTGA
- a CDS encoding DNA topology modulation protein → MKIAIIGYSGSGKSTLAGFLGKVYRSPVLYMDTIQFEAGWKERDEEAAVKLVKDFLDSNNSWIVDGNYTKLLRERRMEEADMIVYMNFSRITCLLQAFIRYMRYKGKVRESMAEGCDEKLDFEFLKWILRDGRSKAKKKQYADTINKYRQKVVILKNRRETEIFCNRFKKLPAA, encoded by the coding sequence ATGAAAATTGCGATTATCGGATACAGCGGATCTGGCAAATCAACTTTAGCAGGATTTTTGGGAAAAGTTTACAGAAGTCCTGTGCTGTACATGGACACTATTCAATTTGAGGCGGGATGGAAAGAACGAGATGAAGAAGCTGCCGTTAAATTGGTTAAGGATTTTTTGGATAGCAATAATAGCTGGATTGTTGACGGAAATTATACGAAGTTATTAAGAGAGCGGAGAATGGAAGAGGCAGATATGATTGTTTACATGAACTTCTCAAGAATCACATGCTTGCTTCAGGCATTTATCAGATACATGAGATACAAGGGAAAAGTAAGAGAAAGCATGGCGGAAGGATGTGACGAAAAGCTCGACTTTGAGTTTTTGAAATGGATTTTGCGTGATGGTAGGTCAAAAGCAAAGAAAAAGCAATATGCCGATACTATTAACAAATACAGACAAAAGGTTGTTATATTAAAAAACAGAAGAGAGACAGAAATTTTTTGTAATAGATTTAAAAAATTACCCGCAGCTTAG
- a CDS encoding DUF434 domain-containing protein: MTSKIKRRGFDPEDVKSFSEENVEKLRTAQEEVQWLLERGYKIKPVIGLIGNHYLLTARARTALQRTTSTRAQYEMRKSSMLPWRQARDGCLFIDGFNLIITLEVALSGSVVLLGRDGVLRDLAGLRGTYKVIDKTEKALELIGRELNELEVPEVKFYLDSPVSNSGRLKSRIAECSESWNMPVDIELIPNVDAVLSKMGRIVTGDSILLDECKSWFNLSKKIVDDYIRDAWIVNLE; this comes from the coding sequence TTGACTTCTAAAATAAAAAGAAGAGGATTTGATCCTGAGGATGTTAAGAGCTTTTCGGAAGAAAATGTTGAAAAGCTTAGAACTGCTCAGGAAGAAGTTCAGTGGCTTTTGGAAAGAGGTTATAAAATAAAGCCGGTTATAGGGTTGATAGGAAATCACTATCTCCTTACAGCAAGGGCGAGAACAGCTCTTCAAAGAACTACTTCAACAAGAGCTCAGTATGAAATGAGAAAGTCCTCAATGCTTCCTTGGCGTCAAGCAAGGGATGGCTGCTTATTTATTGACGGGTTTAACCTAATTATAACATTAGAGGTTGCACTGTCTGGAAGCGTTGTACTTCTCGGCAGAGACGGAGTGCTCAGAGATTTGGCAGGATTGAGAGGAACATACAAGGTAATCGACAAGACGGAGAAGGCTTTAGAGCTCATAGGCCGGGAGTTAAATGAACTTGAGGTGCCTGAGGTTAAATTTTATCTGGATTCGCCTGTGTCAAATTCAGGGAGGCTTAAAAGCAGGATTGCGGAGTGTTCTGAATCGTGGAATATGCCTGTTGATATAGAGCTTATACCAAATGTTGACGCAGTTTTATCAAAAATGGGAAGAATAGTGACTGGGGATTCAATTTTATTGGATGAGTGTAAAAGTTGGTTTAACTTATCAAAAAAAATTGTGGACGATTACATAAGAGATGCGTGGATTGTCAACCTGGAATAA